The following are from one region of the Halorussus rarus genome:
- a CDS encoding DUF420 domain-containing protein, with the protein MATTTAKRRVKDNPRAATAVLSILGYVLVLGTFAGLLPIYPELERPTVDLLSHAIAVVNTVALTSLLLGWRWIRKGEVRKHRAAMLTAFTLILAFLVLYLVKVGGGGEKSIAVTGPVYYAYLAMLAIHIVLSVVAVPVVLHAVVLGLTHTPAELRDTAHAKVGRWAAGAWSLSLALGIVTYLMLNHVYGVDEYMAAVAPFVFSLRR; encoded by the coding sequence ATGGCGACCACAACCGCAAAGCGCCGGGTGAAGGACAACCCGCGCGCCGCGACTGCGGTCCTCTCGATACTCGGCTACGTGCTCGTGCTCGGGACGTTCGCCGGCCTCCTCCCCATCTACCCGGAGCTCGAACGCCCGACCGTGGACCTGCTGAGCCACGCCATCGCGGTCGTGAACACCGTCGCGCTCACATCGCTGCTGCTCGGGTGGCGCTGGATCCGCAAGGGCGAGGTCCGCAAGCACCGCGCCGCGATGCTGACCGCGTTCACCCTCATCCTTGCCTTCCTGGTGCTCTACCTCGTGAAGGTCGGCGGGGGCGGCGAGAAGTCCATCGCCGTGACCGGGCCGGTCTACTACGCCTACCTCGCGATGCTGGCGATCCACATCGTGCTGTCGGTGGTCGCGGTCCCCGTGGTGCTCCACGCCGTCGTGCTCGGACTGACCCACACGCCCGCGGAGCTCCGGGACACCGCTCACGCGAAGGTCGGCCGCTGGGCGGCCGGCGCGTGGAGTCTGAGCCTCGCGCTCGGCATCGTGACGTACCTGATGCTCAACCACGTCTACGGCGTCGACGAGTACATGGCCGCGGTTGCGCCGTTCGTATTTTCGCTGCGACGGTAG